The nucleotide sequence TTAGGAGACGATCTAGTTCCAGATTACTTGACGCGGATTAGATCGGGAGAATTTTACGGTTGGCCATATGCCTACTTAGCACCTAATTTACTAGATCCCCGCCATGTTAGAGATAATAAAAGTCAACGTCCAGAACTAGTAGCTCAAACTAGAACTCCTGATGTTCTATTTCAGTCTCATTCAGCAGCTTTAGGGGTGAAGTTTTATGATGGTAAAACCTTTCCTGCTAAATACCGCCAGGGAGCATTTGTGGCTTTTCGGGGTTCTTGGAACCGTAACCAAGGAACTGGCTATAAGATAGTATTTGTCCCTTTTAACACCGATAGTCGTCCCAAAGGGTACTATGAAGACTTCCTCACTGGCTTTTTGACTGATGCCGCAGTACCTACCACTTGGGGAAGACCTGTAGGCTTACTCGTACTACCTGATGGCAGTTTACTATTGACAGAAGAAGCCAACCACAGAATCTACCGCATCCAGTATGAACCTAAAGATGAATCTCCCCAGCGATCGCCTAGGTCAAAATCAACTAACCTCGATCCAGCATCTGGTTCGGAGTTTGCCTTTAGGAGTTTGTTTACTACTATTGAGTTGGCACACAGCCGCTTTAGCAGCCAATCCCAAACACGTCAAAAGGTTACTAGAAGCTAAAGTCTGCCCTAATTGTGACTTAAAAGGAGCAGATTTAAAAAATGCTAACCTTAAAGATGCCAATCTCACCGAGGCGGAACTGGAAGGTGCAGATTTAAGTGGTGCGGATCTGACTAATGCGACTTTAGAAAGAGCTAATCTCAGAGGAGCTAAGTTAGTTAAAGCTAATCTAACTCAAGCTAATTTACGCCAATCCAAATTAGTCTTTCTGGAGGGTATAGCCACAAATTTGACTGAGGCGAACTTACAAGGTGCTAACTTAGAAGAAGCGGAAGTTAGTGGTGCTGAGCTACCTAGTACTAATCTCATGATGGCTAAGTTAGCTAGAGCTAATTTCTCAGCAGCCAACCTCACCTCTGCCAATTTACAAAAAGCCGATCTTACAGGCGCTAAACTTAAAGCGGCTACCCTAAATGGGGCAAATTTGACCGAAGCGCAACTTAGTCAAGCTGATTTAGAAATTAGCCAGTTAAATAGAGCTAACTTGACTGGAGCTAATTTATCCCAAGCTCAGTTATCTGCGGCGAGGTTGCAGGGCACCATTTTACAAAAAATTCAGGCAAATAAGGCGGTATTTATCAAGGCTTATCTGCAAGATGCCGATTTGACCCAGGCTAATTGCAGTCAGGCTAACTTTCAAGAAGCTGGTTTACAAAGAGCCAATTTGACTGGCGCTGACTTGAGCTATGCTGATTTAAGTGGTGCTTTGATGGCAAGCACGAACTTAACTAATAGTAATCTTATGGGAGCTAACCTAGCTTTAGCTTCTTTAGATAAAGCAAATTTACAACAAGCCAATCTAAGTGGCGTGGATTTGCGTCAATCTCAACTAACAGGCGCAAATTTAACTAATTCAACCTTAGTTGGAGCCACCCTGGGAAGTGCTAATTTAGAAGGCGCTCAAGTAGTTAGCAGCAACCTAACTTATACCAATTTGACTAGCGCTAAGTTAGGTCAAAGCAACTTAGAAAATAGTAACTTCAGTTATGCCAATCTCACGGGAGCAGATTTAGAGCAAGCTAAGATTACGGGTGCCAAATTCGACTATGCTAATTTGAAACAAATAACAGGTATAGATCCTCAATTGTTAGTTCCTAAAAGTAAGTAGGGTGTAGAAATATAGCGGTTCTGGTTTTGATGCACTACTCATGGGCAGGCAAGATGCCATTGGTGTCAATTTAAGGCTCAAACGGTTGCTGCACGCTGAGTTGAGGCAACAACCCGCCAGGGGTTGAAAACCCCTGGCTGACAGCTAAAGTCCTCTAAAGAGGACTCTAAGAACTATTTTCAGTCCACTTCAGTGGACTTGGGCTATGAGCCGTGAACTTGAGTTCACGGCGGGGTAAAGGTTTCACGTTAAGTTGACGCTAGTGGCAAGATGCCCACCCCACAAGAGTTTCAAAAAATCCATTCAGGTTGGCTTCACTCAGGTCGGCTCCACTCAGATCTATCTCGATCCTATAATTCTTCTCCCTCCATTGATTCCAAACCTCTACTCCTTGCTTGAGGATGTGGAGATGTTCTGGGTTTGCCATTCTGGTTTACTTCAACACTTTCTTATTTAAGATTATCGGCGATCCAGAGGTTATTGCTACTATTTGACCAGTAAATTACTCAAAATAATCATAATTTATCTCCAGGGCGCAAGGCTTTGCGCCCCTACCCAAGATATTTTGGATCTTCATTTGATTATTGTGCGGCTATCTGGCACGATCCTGAGTACAAAGAAAGCGATATCGATGGAGAAACTGTAGTTGCGATCGCTCATTTAATACCAGAGACAGAGCAAATTAAAGTGTACGATCTACCAGGATATGATGCGATCGCCTGTATCATTCATAAAGGTAGCTACCAAACCCTCAGCGAATCTTACAAACACCTACTAACCTGGATCGAAGCGAATATAGCATTTCTCCTTGTCCCCATGTTTCCGTGTCTCCGTTTCCCTCTCAACTCACCAATTTCAACTTGACAGACTGGTAGGTTTGTTTGCTCAATGCTTACCCCTGTTGCTAGTAGAATATTGAAATCTTTGTTTCCCTTTGTCTCATGCTATCTCCAGATTTTCACCGCCGGACTAAAATTGTGGCTACGATTGGACCTGCTACTAGTAAACCAGAGGTCTTGCGTCGTTTGATTGAAGCTGGTGCAACCACACTACGCCTTAACTTCTCCCACGGGACTCACGAAGATCATCAACGCAGTATTCGCTTAATTAGACAAACTGCTTTTGAACTCAATCAACCTGTGGCAATTTTGCAAGACTTGCAAGGTCCGAAAATCCGGTTGGGGAAATTTGAAAATGGCAAGATTATTCTCAAAAAAGGCGATCGCTTTACTCTAACTAATCAAGATGTGGTAGGAACTCAAGAAATCAGTTCGGTTACCTACAAACTACTTGCCGAAGAAGTCCCCACAGGTGCGATTATTCTACTTGATGATGGCAAAGTAGAAATGTCTGTCGAAGAAGTAAACCGCCAAACTGGAGAGTTACACTGTAGAGTGGTGGTGGGTGGACCCTTATCTAATAGTAAAGGGGTGAATTTCCCTGGAGTCTATCTTTCTATCAAAGCCTTAACCGACAAAGACCGCGAAGACTTAATGTTTGGCTTAGATCAAGGGGTAGATTGGGTAGCTTTAAGTTTTGTCCGCAACCCTCAAGATGTACTAGAAATTAAAGAACTGATTTCTAATGCTGGTAAAGAGGTGCCAGTAATTGCCAAAATTGAAAAGCATGAAGCTATTGAGCAAATGGAGGCAATTCTCACCCTTTGTGATGGGGTTATGATTGCTAGAGGGGATTTAGGGGTCGAATTACCCGCCGAAGATGTGCCAATTTTGCAAAAGCGGTTGATTATCACCGCCAATCGTTTGGGGATTCCCATTATTACGGCGACCCAAATGCTCGATAGTATGGTAAGTAACCCTAGACCGACTCGTGCCGAAATATCCGATGTGGCTAATGCGATCTTAGATGGCACAGATGCGGTGATGCTCTCTAATGAAACTGCTGTCGGTAGTTATCCTGTAGAAGCTGTGGAAACTATGGCGCGGATTGCCGTGCGGATTGAACAGGAACGAGTAATTCGGAATTTGGAAGATACCAGAAGATCTATTCCTAATGCAATTAGCCAAGCCGTTAGTCAGATTGCCGAACAGCTAGATGCTTCAGCAATTATGAGTTTAACTAAAAGTGGAGCTACAGCCCGTAACGTATCTAAATTTCGTCCCCGTAAGCCCATTTTAGCCGTCACACCCCATGTAAATGTAGCGAGAGAGTTACAGATGGTTTGGGGCGTTAAACCCTTATTAGTCTTAGATTTACCCTCCACAGGTCAAACATTTCAAGCGGCGATTGGTGTGGCTTTAGAAAAAAATCTCCTAGCTGAGGGAGATTTGGTAGTCATGACTGCTGGAACTTTGCAAGGCGTGTCTGGCTCTACAGATCTGATCAAGGTTGAAATTGTCACGGCGGTTTTATGTCAAGGAATTGCTCTGGGGGAAGGTGCAGTTAGTGGTAGAGCTAGAATTGCCCATAACCCTATGGAAGTCAGCAACTTCAATCATGGGGAAATTTTAGTCGTTTCTACAACTAATGCTGAATATGTCGAGGCGATTCGCAAAGCCGCAGGAATTATTGTTGAAGATGACAATTTGAGAAATCATGCCGCCACGATCGCTTCTCGTTTAGGAATTCCCGTCATTGTGGGGGTGAAAAATGCCACTGGCTCGATTCGGGATGGCACGATCGTAACTTTAGATATGCAAAAAGGGTTTGTCTATTCTGGCGCGATCGCTTCTAACCTCAAAAATGGTAATGGTGTTTAAGGAAGATAGAATCGACATAAATAGCGATCGCGTCAACTTTTACTAAACTGATGGCAAAAGTCTCATAAAAAGGAGATAAAGCAGTTTTTAGGTGGCAAAATCATGACTATTTACTTTTATTCGGCTCGCGAGCAACCATATGGTTGCTTTTCTAACTTTTCCTACCACGGCTTTATGTTAGATGAACTTTGGTGGAAAACCAGCGAACACTATTTCCAAGCTCAAAAGTTCATTAATACCCCCCATTTAGAACAAATCCGCTTGGTTGCTACTCCAAAAGATGCAGCTAGAATGGGACGAGAACGGACTCGACCCCTACGTCCTGATTGGGAAAAAGTCAAAGAGGCAATTATGTACCGTGCGGTTTTGTGTAAATTTAGTACCCACGCCGATCTCGAAAAGTTGCTTCTATCTACTGAAAATGAGTTGATTGTCGAGAATTCACCCATTGACTACTACTGGGGTTGTGGTGCTGATGGCAGTGGCAAAAATCGCTTGGGAGAAATATTGATGGTGGTGAGGGGCATATTGAGCGATCGCTCTGAACGCAGTAGTGCTGGAGACTTTTAGCAAAAATAGGATTTAGTTAGCTCTCTGGGTTATTAAACCCTCTCCGTGTCTCCGTGTCACTCTCAACAATCAAGCTTATTTGCAAACGTAGCTTATACCCTCTCGCCGTCTTCTGGTGAGTGATGATGCTCGATCGCTTTCAGAACAGCCGATAAATTGCTTTTGAATAAAAGGAGAAGTCATTGCAGCTAGAAGTCCACCGTAATCTAAGTTGAACTTGACTTCACTTCCAACTTTTAAATCGTAGTTATTGCTATCTAGAACCACATGATCGCTGCTAGATCCGAGAATTTCCCAATCCTTACTAGGTCTTAAGCCAGATATCAGAACGTCTTGTCTTCCCAAAGCAATAATAACTCTCCGCCGAATGCCGCGATCGCAGAAGGTGGGAACATTACCAAAAGCATCCCGACAGATTTCTCCAAATGGCAGAGATGGCTTTTCTTTTGACTCGATCGCTTCAGCAATCAATTTGAAGGCGCTGGTATACAAACCTGGAATAGCTTTTCCTTTGACGGTTTCACAACCTAAAAGAATCGATTCACCTAAACGCAGGTTGTTAATTCTCCCAACTTTTTGGGTTGATTCATACCATTCATAGTTGGCTGAATTTCCACCCGAAATGATTTCTAGCTTAATCTGAAATTCTTTTTCAATAGAATCAGCTAATTTAGATAATTCGCCCATATTTTGGTTATCTGGCTTGATTCCGCCATAACAAGCCAAGTTACAGCCAATGCCAATAATTTTGATATGGGATAGGGCAAGAGTTTTTTTGATGAATTGAGAAAGATCGCCAGGAAGTATACCCTCTCGCAGATCGCCCAACTCTACCATCAGAATAATTTCATGGATCTTATTATGTATCTTTGCATAATACGAAAGTTCTTCGATCGTCTCAAGTTCCGTATTGAGACTGATATCTACATTTAGAATGACAGATTCCGCCTGACTTAAAGCGGTGCGTAGCAGCACAAACTGAG is from Merismopedia glauca CCAP 1448/3 and encodes:
- a CDS encoding pentapeptide repeat-containing protein is translated as MSWHTAALAANPKHVKRLLEAKVCPNCDLKGADLKNANLKDANLTEAELEGADLSGADLTNATLERANLRGAKLVKANLTQANLRQSKLVFLEGIATNLTEANLQGANLEEAEVSGAELPSTNLMMAKLARANFSAANLTSANLQKADLTGAKLKAATLNGANLTEAQLSQADLEISQLNRANLTGANLSQAQLSAARLQGTILQKIQANKAVFIKAYLQDADLTQANCSQANFQEAGLQRANLTGADLSYADLSGALMASTNLTNSNLMGANLALASLDKANLQQANLSGVDLRQSQLTGANLTNSTLVGATLGSANLEGAQVVSSNLTYTNLTSAKLGQSNLENSNFSYANLTGADLEQAKITGAKFDYANLKQITGIDPQLLVPKSK
- the pyk gene encoding pyruvate kinase, yielding MLSPDFHRRTKIVATIGPATSKPEVLRRLIEAGATTLRLNFSHGTHEDHQRSIRLIRQTAFELNQPVAILQDLQGPKIRLGKFENGKIILKKGDRFTLTNQDVVGTQEISSVTYKLLAEEVPTGAIILLDDGKVEMSVEEVNRQTGELHCRVVVGGPLSNSKGVNFPGVYLSIKALTDKDREDLMFGLDQGVDWVALSFVRNPQDVLEIKELISNAGKEVPVIAKIEKHEAIEQMEAILTLCDGVMIARGDLGVELPAEDVPILQKRLIITANRLGIPIITATQMLDSMVSNPRPTRAEISDVANAILDGTDAVMLSNETAVGSYPVEAVETMARIAVRIEQERVIRNLEDTRRSIPNAISQAVSQIAEQLDASAIMSLTKSGATARNVSKFRPRKPILAVTPHVNVARELQMVWGVKPLLVLDLPSTGQTFQAAIGVALEKNLLAEGDLVVMTAGTLQGVSGSTDLIKVEIVTAVLCQGIALGEGAVSGRARIAHNPMEVSNFNHGEILVVSTTNAEYVEAIRKAAGIIVEDDNLRNHAATIASRLGIPVIVGVKNATGSIRDGTIVTLDMQKGFVYSGAIASNLKNGNGV
- a CDS encoding NADAR family protein, whose protein sequence is MTIYFYSAREQPYGCFSNFSYHGFMLDELWWKTSEHYFQAQKFINTPHLEQIRLVATPKDAARMGRERTRPLRPDWEKVKEAIMYRAVLCKFSTHADLEKLLLSTENELIVENSPIDYYWGCGADGSGKNRLGEILMVVRGILSDRSERSSAGDF
- a CDS encoding alanine/ornithine racemase family PLP-dependent enzyme, with the protein product MKALLPRIEIALSQIRHNARMLSELYGQKGISLMGVSKAILGEPAIAEAMIQGGVKFIADSRLENLQKMKKAGISTQFVLLRTALSQAESVILNVDISLNTELETIEELSYYAKIHNKIHEIILMVELGDLREGILPGDLSQFIKKTLALSHIKIIGIGCNLACYGGIKPDNQNMGELSKLADSIEKEFQIKLEIISGGNSANYEWYESTQKVGRINNLRLGESILLGCETVKGKAIPGLYTSAFKLIAEAIESKEKPSLPFGEICRDAFGNVPTFCDRGIRRRVIIALGRQDVLISGLRPSKDWEILGSSSDHVVLDSNNYDLKVGSEVKFNLDYGGLLAAMTSPFIQKQFIGCSESDRASSLTRRRREGISYVCK